The sequence CATAGGGTACTGGAGTTTCCAGATATAGGAGGGCTTGTAGAAAAGCCCAGAGCTGTAGTGGGCCAGACATTCCTCCCCATTTTCTGACAGCTCCCTTCTGCTTGGGCTCTGGGTGAGAGGAATAGGATGGGCACACGATTTGAAAGTGAACGGCTTTGGTGAGGAAGTTGAGGGAGATGTGGCCGGAGCTTGGAGGTGGGCCTGAGAACCCAGAAGAGAGGAGTGGCAGTTTCTAGAGATCTGGCCGAGGGTGTTGGGGCCACAGGTGAGTTCTCGGAGTCACGTGGGGTCTGCTGACGTTGAGATATGCTTAATGCACATTCTGTCCTCAGTGTCTCCACTTAGAGGCATCGGGCAGATGGGGGTGCgtcggggagggggtggggccacCACGCCTCGGACAGGGGCCGTCCCCTCTGAGGGCGGGGAGTGCGAACGCGCCTGGCACCGCCCCGACAAAGCTTGCGCGCGCCCCGACCCCGGATTGGCCGTGCTGCCTCGCGCCGCCGCCCCGTCCCGCCCTCCGCCGCCGGCACGGTGCGCTGCAGCCAATGGGCGCCGTCGCCGTCGCCTCCGTCACAGCTCGGGCAGCCAATGGTGGTAGCGCTCGGCGGCTCGTGGCTCTTTCGCGGCAAAAAGGATTTGGCGCGTAAAAGTGGCCGGGACTTTGCAGGCAGCGGCGGCCGGGGGCGGAGCGGGATCCGGAGCGGGATCTAGCCCTCGCCTCGACCTGCCGCCATgggcccgcgccgccgccgccgactGCCACCCGCGCCGCGCGGGCCGTGAGCGCCATGGCCGTGGCCGGGGCCCCCGCGGGCGGCCCTTGCGCGCCGGCGCTGGAGGCCCTGCTCGGGGCCGGCGCGCTGCGGCTGCTCGACTCCTCGCAGATCGTCATCATCTCCACCGCGCAGGACGCCAGCGCCCCGCCGGCCCCCGCCGGCCCCGCCGCACCCGCCGCCGGCCCCCGGGACCCTGACCTGCTGCTCTTCGCCACGCCGCAGGCGCCCCGGCCCACACCCAGCGCGCCGCGCCCCGCGCTCGGCCGCCCGCCGGTACGGACACCAGGGACACTGGGCCGAGTGCATGCCTTGGACCCCCGCGCAGACCCGGGCGGGGCACGATGTTTGGCCCGGCGGcagcgggggcgggggagggtgggCTGAAGCGCCCAGGCTGGGCGGTGCCGAGTCTGGGTTGGGCCTCAGGGCTCCGCCCTGGGGTGCGGGGTGACCTCGGGCCAGTCCTTGTTTGCTGCTCTgtgctctgggcctcagcttcctcgcCAGAGCAGACTCAATGATAATAATGGTCCACGTGTATTCAGCTGTCGCtgactgcatgccaggcctctggcTAACTTCAAGGCAGCTAAAACTCACATCCATGCTGTGAGCTCGGTGTTGTCACTGTGCTCATCTGAACtgtgcccagagaggggaagtggcTTGCCCCCTGGTCACAAGGCTGCAAGTGGGATTTAAACTGAGGCCTGCTGGCTTCAGACCAGAACTTGTGGCTGGATGGTGGGCATGGCTGCTTGGGGTGTTCTGGGACCAGACCATAGAAGAACCATTGAGGAgacctccttcctgcctctgggACTGCCAGGTGCAGGCCTGGCCCTCCGGGCCTCTGGGGACAGGCTGCCTGGCTGGGAGGCCTTCTCTGCAGGGGCGGGGGTGAGTGGGCCAGCTGCTgatcccctccctctgcctgtcCTTCCATCTGccaccctccaccctcccagGCCCTGGTTGCCATGGAACCTCATTAATCAGGCAGGCAGACCCCCGGGCCCCAGTGGAAGTCCTGGGTGGGCTAAGCCTCTGGGAGCTGGAGAGGAGGCCCCCAGTGCCAGGAGAGAGTAAATGCTCCAGGGAGATCCCTTGATAAAGTGCTCCCTGCACAGCAAGAGGCTAAAGACAGTTGAGACTAGGGGGCCCAGAGAGGTGTCTGAAttagggggaggggggaaggtgGGGGCGGAGGCCTAGAGCTTGGTCCTGTGGGCTgcaggacagggtgtggagaCCAGTTTGACTGGTGCAGCCTGTGGGTAGAGTTAGGGCATGGATGGGCAGGCAGGATGGGGTCTCAGCACAGTTGGCTGAGCAAGTTGAGGCGGGAGACAGGGCCCAGGGCAAGGAGGTGGAAGCCCAACTGCTGACGGAGGCCTGGGTAGCAGCTGGTCCCTGAGACACCCCAACAAGGTTCCCCCGACCCCTTTGGCCCCCTGCCCAGTATGTCCGTCCTTCCGGAATCACTGAGATGCTAATAATAACAATAGGAGGCACCATTGTTTTGAGACTGTTTTGTGAGTTAGgccatgtgccaagcactttacCCAATTAACTCGTTTAACCCTGTCAACAACTTTCCCGTTTTACAGATAGGGAAGCTGAGGCTTAGAGATGTTAGAACCTTCCTTGGTGAGTCAGCTCATGAGTGGTGGGACCAGTCCAGATTTCCTGAGTGGTTAACTGCTGGCATGCCTTACTTCCTGGAGATGCTAATAGAGATTGAAGGAAGCCCAGGGTCCCTTCCTCCTAAGTGAGAGGGAGGGAAGTTGCACAGGGTCAGTCCCCTGATTGGTCTCCTATACCCCAGCAACCTGTCCCTCCAGGTACCAGCTTGGAGCCCGATCCAGTAGCCTCTATTTAGCTGATTGACAGGTGCTTAGGCCTAGGGCTGCCCTGCCCTTGGGCAATGGAGCTTCAGGCTTAGAGGGACAGCCAGGGACTGGGATCAGGAGGTTTGCCCTCTGCTCCACACTCGGGGTGTCAGGGGCAGCCTCATTGGGTCTGAGCATTCCATTCATTCAGCAGTTGTTATTGAGTGCCTCTGAGGTTCTAGGCACAGAGGCACGTAAAGAGCCTCTTCCATCACAGTACTTAAGGGCTAGTACGCGTTTTCTGCCGTGAGCAGGGCTAGGGCCTGGTACCACCTTGCTGCTGTAGTTCAGAAACATGCGCTCAGCTTTTGCCGTCCAACACCCCCTAACGTGCCTGTGAGTAGCCGCTGGCTGTCTGAGCCGTGGCCTCCACTCTCCCTCTGCACTAGCGTCTGTTTGGGGGCAGTCCTTGAAACAAGCTGCAGGCTCAGCTTCTGCACAGTGAGCATTCATTGAGTACCTCCTGCCTACAAGGCTCTGTGCAATTCACCCATTACTCCCGGCTCTTCCTGTCCACGTCTCCCCCGTTGTCATGGCTCTTAAAAACAAACtgaatataatacatatttactATAGAAGAAGAGAAAGTTGAGGGGGACAAGATCCCCAGCcccattcatttttccttttttctcttccagagcctgctttttttctttttttaaggtggTTATGACATCTTTCTAAAGTTCTAGAAATTGAAGTTTTTCCTTTACTTCTGTGTTCCAATAGCACATCATCCCCGCTTTAGAGACAAGGCAGCAATTCCTCGTGGTCCTCGCCCTGATACCAAGGTTACTACTGAAATGGATTCTATAATAATACaaactgaagcagagaaaatGGTTTCATGAGCTTTTTAATCCCCAAAAGGGATCACATAAATGCATTGCTTCATAACCATGTTTTTCTTGTCAATATGTCTTTGGGAGAGTTTTGTATCAACCTGCCCCCATCCTTCTTGACAGCAGTGTGGTATTCCAAGGGCTGGATGAACCAGTTTTTGTGGCCTCTCCCATGGATAGGTATTTGAGTCATCTGGATTTCTTTCATCCCTGCTTTTTGGGTCCCTGTGCCTGCATCTCTGGAGAACAGCGGCAGAGACGGGCATCTGTCTGCCTGAGTGTGGCATGGATCCACCTTCAGCTCGGGCATCCTTTtgagggggcaggaaggaggcaaAAGGTGCGGTTGGCTGGAGCATGCTAGGGTTCAGGGCTTTGGGGCGAGGCTGGAGAGCGGGTACATTGTGGTTTGGCTTGTGGGAGCCTGGCTTCCGAATGAGCCTCTGCCCAGCCCACTAAGGTTCGAATCCTGACTCCACCTCTCACTGTGTGACCTCTGCGAGGTGCAGACTCCTCAGGAAGTGGAAGTCATCAGAACCCCTGCTGCAAGGCGGCTGGAGGTTGTGGGTGATCACACGCAGGTGAAGCAGTTACCTAGCAGTGCTCAGGACACAGGAAGCACTCAGCATGCATTAGCTCTGATATTGGCAGATACCTGAGAAAATCTATGGGTGCCTGTGTGAGAGGGTGTGTCTGAGTCCGGCAGCATGTGGGGCggttcattcagcaaacatgcTGATGCCCAGACCTTACGTGCAGAGATTATTCAGACCCAGTGCCCGCCTCTGAGGGGCTCCCTGGCCTCTGGGTGAGACAAACAGCTGCAGAAATTTCTGGCGAGAGACCATGTGGGAAACGGTTGCGAGGCTCAGTTTCTATCACGCGACtgattggaaagactgaggtGATGGGTAAGGTGCCTCTCTGGAGGGGGAAGCGTTGGTGTGAACTCGGAGCGAGGGAGGCAAGGGTCAGCCAGGGAGGGACCAGCATGGGCTAAGGCTTGGCGGTGCAGGTCTGTGAAGAAACTCAGAAGCTCAGCAGAACTTCCTGTGGGAGAAGTGGTGGCAGATGAGGATACTAAGGTGCAGGGGACAGAcggaggcagggagaccagcgGGAAGACAAGCCGGGTGGTCCAGATAGGAGGTGCTGGTGGCTGTGGTGACGGGAATTTTGGCAGCTAGATGCGATGAGGGCAGTGGGTGGGCCTGAACCAGGTTCTAGCTCAGGAAACCCTGTGGGTGGCGGAGGGGCAGTTATAGCTGGTTTGCGTCAGGATATGAGGGAGAAGCCTCTGAAATCCCCAGGGCAGTCTCCATTCTCGTGCAGGAATCCTGGCTCTGGCACTTCCTGCTTGTATCACCTTGAGTCTTTCTGGGCTTCGGTTGTCCTACCTGTAAGATGGGGCCATGATTCTGCTGCCTTATTCACAGACAAATCAGAAACCAGAGAGAGGTAGTTACTCACTTCAGGGGATCAGTATCCCAAGGGCTTAAAACATCAGACATTTGTTATATGGTTTCTGAGGGTGGGAAATTCAGCCGTGACTTGGCTGGGTGCTTCTGGCTGAGGACCTCTTCTGAGGTTAATGCCAAAATGTTGGCCCAGCTGCAGTCATCAGAAGGCATGACCAGGGTTGGAGGATATGCTTCTAAGCCTGCCCATGTTGCTGTTGGGGGCGGGGCTTTAGTTTCTTGCCACTTGGGCCTCCTTAGGGCTATCTGAGTGCCTATGTGACATGGCCGCTAGCTCCAACCACGAGGGAGGGATCAAATAAAGGGCAAGGAGGAAGCTTTAGTGCCTGTGCGACCCTGTCTCAGAAGTGACATACCGTCACTTCCACCACATTCTGTCCATTAGAAGCGAGTCACCAGATTGGGCCCATACTTAAGGGAACGTTAGGCTCCATCtgttgaaaagaggagaagcaaaaagtTTGCAGACTACATAGGTCCCCCAGGGAGGTAGTGGCGGAACTGGGGCTTGAACTTCTGCCTTCCAGTTGAGTGTTCTGTCCTGTGGGGTAGGATCATGCTGCCTGGGACCTCCCCCTCACTCACACTCTTGGGCGTCTTGGTAGAGTGACTGGGGCAGGGGGCTACCCAGGAGCACCCGGTCTTCAGCCAGGTCTCTTGTGGCCCCACTGTCCTGGTTACTGGGCATCCTCCCATTGTTTTTGCCATAGGTGAAGCGGAGGCTGAACCTGGAAACTGACCATCAATACCTGGCTGAGAGCAGCGGGCCAGCTCGGGGCAGAGGCCGCCACCCAGGAAAAGGTACCCCCAGGGCTTGGGCTTgggcaggccccctggccagaccCACATTGAGGGTGCATGGACAGACAGGCATGCTTGCAGAGTAAGCTGTGGTCTGTCAGGCCTGGGTCTGATCCAGACCTCGGGGGGCCCCAAGGGGCAGCTGGAGTGGCCGCCTGGCATGGCTTCCCCAAGCCCTAGCGGGTGGGAAGTTCCCCAGCCGGAAGAGGAATGCTGTGATTGGCAGGCAGCAGTCATGGGGCCTCCCTGCTTGGCCTCACCAAAGGGAAGGAACCatctgccccctcccacccccaccctaccaTCCTCCTGCCCTGCCGTTGCCAGGGAGCCCAGTGTGGCTGGGGGTGGTGCTAAGGGACCTTGTCCTGCCTGGCCCCCAGGTGTGAAGTCCCCAGGGGAGAAGTCACGCTACGAAACATCGTTGAACCTGACCACCAAACGCTTCTTGGAGTTACTGAGCCGCTCGGCTGATGGAGTGGTCGACTTGAACTGGGCGGCCGAGGTGCTGAAGGTGCAGAAACGACGCATCTACGACATCACCAACGTCCTGGAGGGCATCCACCTCATCGCGAAGAAGTCCAAGAACCACATCCAGTGGCTGTAGGTACCGGCGGGACAGGAGGGTAGGCGGAGGCCCGGGGTGGGCCGGGCCAGAGGAGCTGAGAGCCATACCTACTGTGGCTGCCTGCGTCCCCATCTTAACAGCTGGGCAAACCGAGGTTTAGAGAGGAGAGCTGGCTTCCGTGAGGTGATGGATGCAGGAAAGAACACAAATCTTACATATCTAGCTCAGCTCAACTTTCCATTTCTTCACCTGGGTAACCACCATCTGGATAAGGATAAGGAACATTTCCAGCACCCCAGAAACTTCCCCTGTGCCTCTTCCCAGACACTGTCCCTTCCTCATACCACCCAGGTGACCACTGTTCTGGCTTCTGTTGCCGTTGATGAGCTTGGCTAACACAGCTGTTTTACTGTGGTTAATTCTTAGTATTTTTTTCCCGTTTTCACCTCTTTCCCCGGTCATCTTACTCCACTCTGACACATCTGCGTTTTCAGTTTTGGGTAAATATTCCATTCtacatagatttatttatttattttcttctcacttGATATGTCTTACAAATGCTTCCATTTTTGTATGTAACGCATCCATGTCTTTTTGCTCAACTACAGAGGGTTCCACGGCATGTCTTATCCTTGCGTACTTACCCAGCCCCCTACAAGGGCCACGTGGGTGTTCACAGACATTCAGGCCCAACTCTGAACCCAGCCAGTCTGCCTTGGAAGCCTGGCTGAGGAGTCAGGCCgtgaggggcagggggcagcagCAGACTGGTTGCTGAGGGTCACAGCTCCAGGAAAGAGGGGCTGGGAGCTGCTGACCCCTCCTGTTGCCTCCCGGCAGAGGCAGCCATGCAACGGTGGGGATCAGCGGGCGGCTTGAAGGATTGACCCAGGACCTCCAGCAACTGCAGGAGAGTGAGCAGCAGCTGGATCACCTGCTCCACATCTGCAGCACCCAGCTGCGTCTGCTCTCTGAGGATGCTGACAGCCAGCGATATCCTTGAACTGCCTGGAGGGTCACCAGGGCCCCATCCAAGTGGGAGTGGAGGGCCTTACCCTGGGCCCTGGATTCAGGAGAGGGTTCTGGCTTTGGATACTGGTCCTGGCTCAGCATTCACTCACAGTGTGACactggacaagttatttaacctctctgagtctcagcttcctctggaaaaggggaaaaacaatCCTATTTCAAAGCTGTACAGATTAAAACCAGAAAAGCTAGTATCAGTAATAACTGATTTATTTAACACAGGGATAACATTTAATACAGGGATTCAGTACCTAGTTGTAGCTTCAAGGTTAGAGTTGCTTTTATTTGCAAAAATAGAAACTTTACTTTGAAAGAAGTTATGTTTATACATTTTGGAGATaacggctcagacggtaaagaatctgcctgcagtgtgggagacccgggttcgatccctgggtcaggaggatcccctggagaagagaatggcaacccattccagtattcatgcctggagaattccatggagagaggagcctggtgggctatagtccatggggtcacagaatcggacatgactaagcaacttaacacacacacacacacacacaaattgacaTCAAGGTCATGGGTCAGAATAAATTCTTAGGACTATGCCTGGATTTAAGTAATTTTTATGAAATGATTATAGGCAGCTGTCATTACCTTGAGATTCAATAGGTAGAGTGATCTCATTGTACAGATGTAGAAACAGGCTCAAGGGCATGAGATCTGCTTGAgaccatgtgccaggccctggagtGGGCAATGCAGAGGACAGGAGTGACTAGGCAGGGATGGGCTCTGCCTTCTGAGGTGTCTGGGTGGGTGGCCCCCAAAGGCCAAAGATCACGTGGTCCTTGACTCCACCAACCCTGGCCTATGTGACCTGCCAGGACCTTCGTAGCATCGCAGACCCTGCAGAGCAGATGGTCATGGTGATCAAGGCCCCCCCCGAGACCCAGCTCCAAGCCGTGGACTCCTCGGAGGTGAGACCTGGGAGTCTAGACTGGACCAGGATGAACTGGGCTGGGCTGGTAGTccagctgagcctcagtttaccctGCCTGCTACCTCCACCCAGAACTTTCAGATCTCCCTTAAGAGCAAACAAGGCCCC comes from Bubalus bubalis isolate 160015118507 breed Murrah chromosome 14, NDDB_SH_1, whole genome shotgun sequence and encodes:
- the E2F1 gene encoding transcription factor E2F1, with the protein product MAVAGAPAGGPCAPALEALLGAGALRLLDSSQIVIISTAQDASAPPAPAGPAAPAAGPRDPDLLLFATPQAPRPTPSAPRPALGRPPVKRRLNLETDHQYLAESSGPARGRGRHPGKGVKSPGEKSRYETSLNLTTKRFLELLSRSADGVVDLNWAAEVLKVQKRRIYDITNVLEGIHLIAKKSKNHIQWLGSHATVGISGRLEGLTQDLQQLQESEQQLDHLLHICSTQLRLLSEDADSQRLAYVTCQDLRSIADPAEQMVMVIKAPPETQLQAVDSSENFQISLKSKQGPIDVFLCPEESVGGTSPGKTPSQGAASGEEDRTAELASAVPPPPPSPRSSPATDPSQSLLSLEQEPLLSRMGGLRAPVDEDRLSPLVAADSLLEHVKEDFSGLLPEEFITLSPPHEALDYHFGLEEGEGIRDLFDCDFGDLTPLDF